DNA from Arthrobacter sp. FW305-BF8:
CAGCAAGGTCTTTCACCATGGCCAGAGCCTGGGGTGCGCCCACCAGCCGGTCCATGCCGGCGTCTTCCCATTCGATGCTGGTGGGGCCGTCATAGCCGATCGCGTTCAGCGTGCGGAAGATCGGTTCCCATTTGACGTCGCCGTGTCCTGCGGTGACGAAGTCCCAGCCGCGGCGCGGGTCCGCCCAGGGCAGGTGCGAGCCGAGCCGGCCGTTGCGGCCGTTGAGCTGGCGGACCGACTCCTTCACATGCACGTGGAAGATCTTGTCGGCGAAGTCCTGCAGGAACATCACCGGGTCCAGGTCCTGCCAGATGAAGTGGGAAGGGTCGAAGTTCAGGCCGAAGTTTTCCCGGTGGCCGATGGCCTCCAGGGTGCGCTTGGCGGTCCAGTAGTCGTAGGCGATTTCGGAGGGATGAACCTCGAGAGCGAACCGGACCCCGACTTCGTCGAAGACGTCCATGATCGGATTCCAGCGCTCGGCGAAGTCCCTGTAGCCGCGTTCGATCATGGCATCCGAGGCGGGTGGGAACATGGCCACGCATTTCCAGATCGACGAACCGGTGAAGCCGGTGACGGTCTTGACGCCCAGCCTGGCGGCTGCCCGTGCTGTTGTCTTCATCGCGTCGGCAGCCCGGGCGCGGACGCCGTCGGGATCACCGTCGCCCCAGACCGTCGGGGAGAGGATGTCCCGGTGCCGTTCGTCGATGGGATCGTCGCACACCGCCTGGCCGGTGAGGTGGTTGGCGATGGCGTGGACTTTGAGGCTGTGTTTGTCGAGGATGTCGAGTTTGCCCTGCAGGTAGGCATCGTCCTCGACGGCGCGCTCCGGGTCCAGGTGGTCGCCCCAGCAGGCGATTTCCAGGCCGTCGAAGCCCCACTCGCCCGCGAGCCGGGCCACCTCTTCGAAGGGCAGGTCGGCCCACTGGCCGGTAAACAGGGTGATGGGACGGGTCATGGCTGCACCTTCTGCCAGCGGCTGTCGTCAGTGGCGCTGGCTTCCACGGCGGCCAGTACCTTTTGCACCTGCAATGCCTCGGCGAACGACGGTGATGGCTGGCGGCCCTCGCTGATCGCGTTGACGAAGTCCACCACCTGATGGGTGAAGACGTGCTCGTAGCCGAGGCCGTGGCCGACGGGCCACCAGTTACCGGTGTAGGGGTGTTCCGGTTCGGTGACCTGGATCCGGCGGAAGCCGGCGTCGGGCTCTTGGGCGGCGTCGTAGAAGGACAGGGAGTTCATGTCCTCGAAGTCGAACGCCAGCGACCCCTTGGTGCCGTTGAGTTCAAGACGCATGGCGTTCTTCCTGCCCAGGGCGAAGCGGGTGGCTTCGAACACTCCAATAGGCCCGTCATCGGAAGCGCCGCCGTCGGAAACGCCGCCGTCGGAAGCGCCGCCCTCGAAGCGGGCGCTGAAGATTGCCGCGTCATCAACAGTGACGGGACCCAGCTCCACGTCCTCGCCGGTGGCGCCGTGCCCGCCGAGGCCCACGAAGTCCCCGCCCACGGGGCGTTCCTTGACGAAGGTCTCGAGCAGGGCGGAGACCCCGGTGATCCGGCGGCCGGTGATCCACTGGGCCGCATCGATGCTGTGGGCGCCGATGTCCCCGAGTGAGCCGGATCCGGACTTTTCCTTGTCCAGCCGCCAGGTGAGCGGGGCATTGGCGTCGCTGAGCCAGTCCTGGAGGTACTGGGCGCGGACATGGCGGATCTGTCCCAGCCGCCCGGCGTCGACCATGCGCTTGGCGAGGGCCAGCGCAGGGGTGCGGCGGTAGCTGAAGCCGCACATCGAATACACCCCGCGGGCTGCTGCCGAGTCCGCGGCCTCGGTCATCAATTCGGCCTCCTCCACGGAGTTGGCGAGCGGCTTCTCGCACAGCACGTGTTTGCCCGCTTCCAGCGCCGCGATTGCGATCTCTGCGTGGGTGTTGCCGGGGGTGCAGATGTCGATCAGGTCGATGTCGTCCCGCTCGATCAGCCTGCGCCAGTCGGTTTCGACGCCGTCCCAGCCGTATTTGCCGGCAGCGGCCCGGACGCCCTCGGCGTTCCGGCCGGCCACCGCGGACAGCTCCGGCTGAAGCGGCAGGTCGAAGAAGCGCGGGGCCGTCCGCCAGGCGTGGGAGTGCGCGGCGCCCATGAAGGCGTAACCCACCATCCCGACGCGTAGGGGCTTACGGTCACTCATTGGTTTGTTCCTTTCATTCTTCGGCTCAGTTGCGGAGCTGCTCACTTGCTGAACCCGGCGGTCAGGCCGCTGAGCAGCTGGCGGCGGGCCATCACGTAGAGCACCAGCAGCGGCAGCGTGGCGAGGACCACGGAGGCCAGCACTGCGGGGATGTTGGCGGTGAACTCGTCCTGGAACGTCCACAGGGAGAGCGGCAGCACGCGGGTGGAAGGGCTCTGGGTCAGGATGAGCGGGAACAAGAAGCCGTTCCAGACGTGCAGGGCGTTGTAGATGCCCACCGTCACCACCGCGGGGCGCATCAGCGGCAGCGCAAGGCGCCACATCATGGTCCAGTCGCTGCATCCGTCCAGCCGCATGGATTCGAACAGTTCATTGGGAACATCCCGCATGAAGTTGGACAGGATCAGTACCGAGATGGGGATGGCGAAGGCGATCGAGGGCAGGATCAGCGCCAGGAGGGTGTCGTACATGTGGGCACGGGTGATCATCCAGTAGATCGGGATGATCGTGGCGTGCAGCGGGATGGCCAGGCCCAGCAGGAACAGCTTGCTGGTGGAGGTGATGAACCAGCCGCTGCCGCGCACGATTGCATACGCGGCCATGAAGGAGACCAGCAGGGCGGGAATCACACTGCCGGCAGTGACGATCAGGCTGTTGGCGAAGTACTTCGCGAAATCCTTTTCCAGGACAAGCTTGTAGTTGTCCAGCGTCGGCTCCGTGGGCGGCATCATCGGGTTGGTTGTGAAGAACCCGGCCTGGTCCTTCAGGCTGGTGATGATGACGTAGTAGACGGGCAGGATGATCACTGCGAGCCAGATCCACCCGCCGAGTGACCCGATGAGATTGGGACGCCGGCCGGGGCCCTTGCCGCCGCGCGGTGCGGGCTGCCGCCTCGTGGCCGGGGCCACGGGAGGAACTGCGAGCTCAGTGGTTGAGGCCATGTCAGGCTCCTTCGAGTTGGCTTGCGCTGCGGTTGCGTCCGCCGAGCCGCTGCAGGAAGAGGGCCAGGACCAGGCCGATGACGACCAGGATGACGCCCAGCGCGCTGGCCGCGCCCATGTCGTTGGCTTTGAAGCCGGTGAGGTACATGTGTAGCGGAAGCAGGCGGGTCGAATAGCCGGGACCGCCGGCTGTCAGGACGAAGACCAAGTCGAAGTAGGCAAGGGATCCCACGACCATCAGTGTGGAGGAGGTGATCATGGTGTACTTCAGCTGCGGCAGGGTGACGTGGAAGAACTGCTTGACCCGGCCTGCCCCGTCGATCTGTGCCGCCTCATACAGCGAGGCGGGGATCTGGCGGACACCGCCTTGATAGATAAGGGTGTGGAAGGGAACGAACTGCCAGGCGATCACGAACACCACCACGAACAGCACCAGGTCCGAATTGCCGAGCCAGTCCTGGGCGAGGGCGGGGATGCCCAGCCCCGGCCCCATCCCGAAGTTGGGGTCCAGGAGGGCCTTGAACGCGATCGCGACAGCAGCAGACGAGAGCAGCAGCGGCAGGAAGTACAGCACGGCGAGCGCGGCCCGGTACTTTTGCGCGCCCGAAGTGAAGACGCCCAGCAGCAGGCTGATGGGCGCCTGGACAATGAACGAGAAGACGATGATCTTGGCGGTGACCAGCATCGCGTTGCCGGTCACCGGATCGGTGAGGACGGAGGCCCAGCTGCCGACGCCATCCAATCTGATTTCACCCAGGCCGTCCCAGCTGGTGAAGCTGAGGAACAGAACCCCGGCCAGCGGGATTACGGCGAAGACCAGAAAGAAAACCAGTGCCGGCGCGACGAGCCACCCCGACGGACCCTTGCTCAGGCTTCGCCTGCTCTGGGTCCGCCGGGAGGTGCTTGTAATCGAAGCCACGGTTACTTCTCCACCGTCGCGTTCATGGTGTCCACAAACTGCTGGGGGGTGATCTTCTTCAGGAAGATCTGGTCCAGGTTCGAGAGCATGGCGTCTCCCTGGGCGGGGCTAAGGGCCTGGTCCCAGGACATGGTGAACGTCGGCGCGTCCTTGGCCAGGCCATAGGCGAAGGTCAGGAAGTCCTTGTCCGGGGATGCCTCCAGCTTGGACTCGATGCCCTTGACCACCGGCACGGCACCGGAGTCGATCAGGTCCTGCGTGTTCTTTTCGGTGAACATGCCGTCCTTGATGTAGTTCAGTGCCGCTTCCTTCTGGGCGTCGGTGGCCTTGGCGGACACTGACCAGAAGTTGGAGGGGTTGCCGACGACGTTGCCCGGGTCACCCTTGCCGCCGGAGACGGTGGGGAACGAGGTGAAGCCGAGCTTGCCGCTGCTCACAAAGTTACCGGCGTCCTTCTTCATGCCCTGGTAGATCCAGCCGCCCTGCAGGATCATGGCAGCCTTGCCCGTGTACAGGAGGGCCTGGTCGGCGCTGCTGTCGGCGGCGATGGAGGAGAAGCCGTTGATGAACCCTCCGGCATCGACCAGTTCCTGGATCTTGGTCAGTGCCTCCGTGACGGCCGGGTCAGACCAGGCGTTGGGCTTGTTTGCGGCGATGTCTGCGAAGACTTCAGGACCGCCAATGCGCTCAACCAGGTATTCGAGCCACATCAGGTTCGGCCACTTCGACTGGCCGGCCAGGGAAAACGGTGCAATACCCGCGGCCTTGAACTTGGGCACCAGTGCCATCAGCTCGTCCCAGGTCTTGGGCGGCTGTGCGCCCACCTTCTCGAAGACTTCTTTGTTGTAGTACAGCACCACGGGCTGGGCGTTGTTGTTGGGGACGGCGTACGCCTTGCCGTTGATCTCACCGTTCTTCAGCACGGCCGGAAGGTAACGGTCCTTCACCTGCGGATTCTTCTCGAGGAACCCACTCAGGTCCTCAACCTGCCCCGAATCGACATAGGACTTGAGCACACCGCCGCCCCAGCCGTATATGAAGGTGGGGCCCTGTCCGGCACCAATGGCAGTGCGGACCTTGGTCTTGTAAGCATCGTTGGCAAAGAACTCGACCTTGATGCTCTGGTCACTGTGCGCGCTGTTCCAGGCATCGACAGAGTTCTGCAGGGATGCCTGGTTCCCGCCGGTGAGCCCCCACATTGACGCAGAGTCGGCGCTCACGGAGCCGCCGGCCGGGCCGCTCGAGCCGCAGGCGGCGAGGGAAAGGGCCAGCGCACCGGCTGTGAGAGCTGTACCTGCAGTACGCAGTTTCAGAAATTTCATTAGTCTTCCGTTCATCCTTCGGGGGCGTCCTTGGCTCCCAGGCTTGAAACCCCATCTCCGCTGCGAGACGGGAACGAATTGCGGTGCGGCTCTCGAAACTTTTCGATAACCGTTCGATACGATGTAAAGGTACTAGTGATCGCCATCACGGTCAAGAGCCTGCATAAAGCCGCGTATTGCCGGAAATTACCGTCGATAGTTGACGTGAGGGCGGCGGTAGGCAAGACTTCTAATCGCGAAACATTTCGAAAGGCGGTTGGTTGTGTCCCTCTCGACACCCCCGAAGAAAATGACCCTGGCAGCCATTGCCAGACTGACGGGAGTCTCCACGCCTACCGTCTCCAAGGTGGTGAATGGCCGCGAAGACGTAGCGGAAGAGACCCGCGCAAAAGTGCTCGCCGCGCTGGTGGACGCCGGCTACCAGTCCCCTATGCAGCGCCGGGTCGCCTCCCCCGAGCCCTCAATCGTCGAAGTCTCCTTTGATGCCTTCACGCCGGCCTACTCCACAGCCGTCCTCAACGGGATCCTGGAATACGCGGCATCCGTGGGCGTGGAGGTCCTCATGAGCACCTCCAGCAGCGGGGCAGTTCCCGGTTTGAGCCCGGAAAAGCGGGCCGAACGGATGGTTGCCCACGGCAGGATAGGGCTGATCCTCGTGACTTCTGATTTCAGCGAGGCCCAGCTGACAGCCCTCAGGCGGCGGAACATTCCGGTAGCCGTGGTGGACCCTCTCAATCCTCCGCCGCCGGACGTTGTTAGTGTCGGCGCCACCAACTGGGCAGGCGGCAAGGCCGCCGCGGAGCACCTGCTCAAACTCGGGCACCGGGACATTGCCTATCTCGGCGGGCATGAGACGGCCGAGTGCAACCAGGCCCGGCTGCACGGCTACATGTCCGCCCTGGCCTCCGGCGGTGTGCAGGTGAATCCGGAATACATCATTCACGGAAAGTTCCGGACCCATCACGGCATAGAGGGACTCAGGCGACTGATTGCCCTGCCAAAACGGCCGACGGCGATCTTTGCCGGCAGCGACAGTGTTGCCGTTGGCGTGCTGCGGGAAGCCCGCCATCACGGCATCCGCATCCCCGAAGACCTCAGCCTGGTGGGCTTCGACGGGACAACGCTGGCGGAGGATGCCGTTCCGTCCCTGACCTCGGTTTCCCAGCCGCTGCACGAAATGGGAAGGGCGGCCCTGCGGGCTGTCCTGAGCCAGGCGCGGGGAGAAGAGCTTGACTCCCACCGTGTGGAGCTTGCCACCCAGTTGGTGGTCAGGGAATCCACCGCGCCGCCGCGAGAAGATGAACCGCGGAAAAATGTGCCTCGTAAAGATGGGATTATCTCGAGCTAGCCTCGGTCCGGCCACTTCCTGCGGGTTAGGCTGTGACCAGTGCCCTTCAAGCAGCCGGAGGCCTTACTTCATGCTGCTCCGGGGGGAAAAGGCTGATGAGTCATTTACGGGAACCGGACGTGCGGCCGGAGCTACGGCCAGGCGGCGGCACCGGCGCTGAACTGGCTGACAG
Protein-coding regions in this window:
- a CDS encoding carbohydrate ABC transporter permease, translated to MASITSTSRRTQSRRSLSKGPSGWLVAPALVFFLVFAVIPLAGVLFLSFTSWDGLGEIRLDGVGSWASVLTDPVTGNAMLVTAKIIVFSFIVQAPISLLLGVFTSGAQKYRAALAVLYFLPLLLSSAAVAIAFKALLDPNFGMGPGLGIPALAQDWLGNSDLVLFVVVFVIAWQFVPFHTLIYQGGVRQIPASLYEAAQIDGAGRVKQFFHVTLPQLKYTMITSSTLMVVGSLAYFDLVFVLTAGGPGYSTRLLPLHMYLTGFKANDMGAASALGVILVVIGLVLALFLQRLGGRNRSASQLEGA
- a CDS encoding extracellular solute-binding protein — its product is MKFLKLRTAGTALTAGALALSLAACGSSGPAGGSVSADSASMWGLTGGNQASLQNSVDAWNSAHSDQSIKVEFFANDAYKTKVRTAIGAGQGPTFIYGWGGGVLKSYVDSGQVEDLSGFLEKNPQVKDRYLPAVLKNGEINGKAYAVPNNNAQPVVLYYNKEVFEKVGAQPPKTWDELMALVPKFKAAGIAPFSLAGQSKWPNLMWLEYLVERIGGPEVFADIAANKPNAWSDPAVTEALTKIQELVDAGGFINGFSSIAADSSADQALLYTGKAAMILQGGWIYQGMKKDAGNFVSSGKLGFTSFPTVSGGKGDPGNVVGNPSNFWSVSAKATDAQKEAALNYIKDGMFTEKNTQDLIDSGAVPVVKGIESKLEASPDKDFLTFAYGLAKDAPTFTMSWDQALSPAQGDAMLSNLDQIFLKKITPQQFVDTMNATVEK
- a CDS encoding sugar phosphate isomerase/epimerase family protein, whose product is MTRPITLFTGQWADLPFEEVARLAGEWGFDGLEIACWGDHLDPERAVEDDAYLQGKLDILDKHSLKVHAIANHLTGQAVCDDPIDERHRDILSPTVWGDGDPDGVRARAADAMKTTARAAARLGVKTVTGFTGSSIWKCVAMFPPASDAMIERGYRDFAERWNPIMDVFDEVGVRFALEVHPSEIAYDYWTAKRTLEAIGHRENFGLNFDPSHFIWQDLDPVMFLQDFADKIFHVHVKESVRQLNGRNGRLGSHLPWADPRRGWDFVTAGHGDVKWEPIFRTLNAIGYDGPTSIEWEDAGMDRLVGAPQALAMVKDLAAISPPAAAFDAAFSTR
- a CDS encoding LacI family DNA-binding transcriptional regulator, coding for MSLSTPPKKMTLAAIARLTGVSTPTVSKVVNGREDVAEETRAKVLAALVDAGYQSPMQRRVASPEPSIVEVSFDAFTPAYSTAVLNGILEYAASVGVEVLMSTSSSGAVPGLSPEKRAERMVAHGRIGLILVTSDFSEAQLTALRRRNIPVAVVDPLNPPPPDVVSVGATNWAGGKAAAEHLLKLGHRDIAYLGGHETAECNQARLHGYMSALASGGVQVNPEYIIHGKFRTHHGIEGLRRLIALPKRPTAIFAGSDSVAVGVLREARHHGIRIPEDLSLVGFDGTTLAEDAVPSLTSVSQPLHEMGRAALRAVLSQARGEELDSHRVELATQLVVRESTAPPREDEPRKNVPRKDGIISS
- a CDS encoding carbohydrate ABC transporter permease; this translates as MASTTELAVPPVAPATRRQPAPRGGKGPGRRPNLIGSLGGWIWLAVIILPVYYVIITSLKDQAGFFTTNPMMPPTEPTLDNYKLVLEKDFAKYFANSLIVTAGSVIPALLVSFMAAYAIVRGSGWFITSTSKLFLLGLAIPLHATIIPIYWMITRAHMYDTLLALILPSIAFAIPISVLILSNFMRDVPNELFESMRLDGCSDWTMMWRLALPLMRPAVVTVGIYNALHVWNGFLFPLILTQSPSTRVLPLSLWTFQDEFTANIPAVLASVVLATLPLLVLYVMARRQLLSGLTAGFSK
- a CDS encoding Gfo/Idh/MocA family protein — protein: MSDRKPLRVGMVGYAFMGAAHSHAWRTAPRFFDLPLQPELSAVAGRNAEGVRAAAGKYGWDGVETDWRRLIERDDIDLIDICTPGNTHAEIAIAALEAGKHVLCEKPLANSVEEAELMTEAADSAAARGVYSMCGFSYRRTPALALAKRMVDAGRLGQIRHVRAQYLQDWLSDANAPLTWRLDKEKSGSGSLGDIGAHSIDAAQWITGRRITGVSALLETFVKERPVGGDFVGLGGHGATGEDVELGPVTVDDAAIFSARFEGGASDGGVSDGGASDDGPIGVFEATRFALGRKNAMRLELNGTKGSLAFDFEDMNSLSFYDAAQEPDAGFRRIQVTEPEHPYTGNWWPVGHGLGYEHVFTHQVVDFVNAISEGRQPSPSFAEALQVQKVLAAVEASATDDSRWQKVQP